Part of the Candidatus Cloacimonadota bacterium genome, ACAGGGAAAAGACAGCTATAATCGCCGCAAGGCGTATATTTTGACACATTTTCGGGGACTCCTTTTTGTTCATTCCAAACTTTGGGAATCCCCGGATTGTGTCAACGATAATCAGTTTTTCAGCCTGCGCGCGATGTCTGCGACGTAGGCGCCCTGGAAACGCGCTCCTTCAAGTTCGTTTTCGGTGGGGCTGTTTTTTGCTCCGGCAATGGTGCTGGCTCCATATGGCGAACAGCCTGTAATCTCGTCCATGCGGGATTGTCCCTTAAAATCGTAGGGCAGGCCTGCCACAATCATGCCATGATGCAGCAAAACGGGGTAGAAGGTGAGAATGGTGGTTTCCTGACCTCCATGTTGGGTGCCGCTGCTGGTGAAAACCGAACCCACCTTTCCGGTGAGCGAGTTTTTTGCCCAAAGGCTGCCGGTGCCATCCAAAAAAGCCTTCATCTGGGAAGCCATGCTGCCAAAGCGGGTGGGCGTTCCAAAGATGATGGCGTCAGCCTCTTCCAAATCTTGGATTGTGGCTTCCGGAATGTGCGCGAAAGCCGCACGCATCTTGTTCATGCCGGTTTTTTCCAAAATCTCGGGTGGGAGAGTTTCAGGCACTTGTTTAATCTCAACCTCCACGCCCTCAACAGTTTTGGCGCCCTCTGCCACAGCTTTTGCCAGTTCATATATGTGTCCATAAGCGGAATAGAATAGGACCAGTATTTTCATTTTATAACTCCATTTTCAGTTTTGTAAACAATCTAAACGAAAAGGGAGGTGTCGTCAAATCT contains:
- the wrbA gene encoding NAD(P)H:quinone oxidoreductase; translation: MKILVLFYSAYGHIYELAKAVAEGAKTVEGVEVEIKQVPETLPPEILEKTGMNKMRAAFAHIPEATIQDLEEADAIIFGTPTRFGSMASQMKAFLDGTGSLWAKNSLTGKVGSVFTSSGTQHGGQETTILTFYPVLLHHGMIVAGLPYDFKGQSRMDEITGCSPYGASTIAGAKNSPTENELEGARFQGAYVADIARRLKN